A window of Costertonia aggregata contains these coding sequences:
- a CDS encoding polyprenyl synthetase family protein has product MKIVAQIKEPINQEMELFETKFQDSMSSQVALLNRITYYIVNRKGKQMRPMFVFLTAKLLNNGEVNERTYRGASVIELIHTATLVHDDVVDESNKRRGFFSINALWKNKIAVLVGDYLLSKGLLLSIDNGDFDLLRIISVAVREMSEGELLQIEKARRLDITEEVYYDIIRQKTATLIAACCSLGACSVKPDSEDVETFRKFGELIGMAFQIKDDLFDYGEAKIGKPTGIDIKEQKMTLPLIYVLNVCSKNEKKWLINSIKNYNKDKKRVKEVIAFVKEKGGLTYAEKKMQAFKDEALSLLDAYPTSEYKDSLKLMVNYVVDRKK; this is encoded by the coding sequence TTGAAAATTGTAGCCCAAATAAAGGAGCCCATTAATCAAGAGATGGAACTTTTTGAAACAAAGTTCCAAGACTCTATGTCCTCACAGGTCGCCCTTTTAAACCGTATCACATACTACATCGTTAACCGTAAGGGCAAACAGATGCGGCCCATGTTCGTCTTTTTAACGGCGAAACTTTTGAACAATGGGGAAGTGAATGAACGTACCTATCGCGGGGCATCGGTGATTGAGTTGATCCACACCGCTACCTTGGTACATGATGACGTAGTGGATGAAAGTAACAAGCGGCGTGGTTTTTTCTCCATTAATGCATTATGGAAAAACAAGATTGCCGTTTTGGTCGGGGATTATTTGCTTTCAAAGGGATTGCTCCTCTCTATAGATAATGGGGATTTTGATTTGCTCAGGATAATTTCTGTCGCCGTCCGGGAAATGAGCGAGGGCGAATTGTTGCAGATTGAAAAGGCAAGACGTTTAGATATTACCGAAGAGGTATACTACGACATTATCCGCCAAAAAACGGCTACCCTCATCGCTGCATGCTGTAGTTTAGGGGCATGTTCGGTAAAACCGGATTCTGAAGATGTGGAAACCTTTCGAAAATTCGGGGAACTCATAGGAATGGCCTTTCAAATAAAAGACGATCTTTTTGATTATGGTGAGGCCAAAATCGGCAAACCAACGGGAATCGATATAAAGGAACAGAAGATGACCCTTCCGTTGATATATGTTTTGAATGTATGCTCCAAGAATGAAAAAAAATGGCTCATCAATTCAATTAAAAATTACAATAAGGATAAAAAACGCGTTAAGGAAGTCATCGCATTTGTAAAAGAAAAAGGCGGACTCACCTATGCGGAAAAGAAAATGCAAGCCTTTAAAGATGAGGCATTGTCGCTTTTGGACGCTTATCCCACTTCCGAATACAAAGATTCCCTAAAATTAATGGTCAACTACGTGGTAGATAGGAAAAAGTGA
- the rlmN gene encoding 23S rRNA (adenine(2503)-C(2))-methyltransferase RlmN → MVQTKKKDIRALTKDQLRDFFLSQGDKAFRGNQVYEWLWQKSAHSFDAMTNISKQTRQQLEDNFVINHIKVDQMQRSKDGTIKNAVRLHDDLIVESVLIPTKTRTTACVSSQVGCSLDCKFCATARLKRMRNLNPDEIYDQVVAIDNESRLYFDRPLSNIVFMGMGEPLMNYNNVLKAIDKITSSEGLGMSPKRITVSTSGVPKMIRKMADEEVKFKLAVSLHSAIDNIRTSIMPFNANFTLTDLRASLEYWYSKTKSRITYEYVVWKGINDTRKDVDALVDFCKFAPSKVNLIEYNPIDDGAFQQASNTAIDMYVDTLERNGIVVTVRRSRGKDIDAACGQLANKS, encoded by the coding sequence ATGGTACAAACAAAGAAAAAAGATATCAGGGCACTTACCAAAGACCAGCTTCGTGACTTTTTTCTAAGTCAAGGGGACAAGGCTTTTCGGGGCAATCAAGTATATGAATGGTTGTGGCAGAAGTCTGCCCATTCGTTTGACGCCATGACCAACATTTCTAAACAGACCAGACAACAGTTAGAGGATAATTTTGTCATCAACCATATTAAGGTCGACCAAATGCAGCGCAGTAAGGACGGTACCATAAAGAATGCCGTTCGTTTACATGATGATTTGATAGTAGAATCTGTTTTAATACCCACAAAGACGAGGACCACTGCCTGCGTTTCAAGTCAAGTAGGTTGCAGTTTGGATTGCAAATTTTGTGCTACCGCCCGTTTAAAGCGAATGCGTAATCTAAATCCCGATGAAATTTACGATCAAGTAGTTGCCATTGACAATGAAAGCCGACTGTATTTTGATAGGCCTTTGAGCAATATAGTTTTTATGGGCATGGGCGAACCGTTAATGAACTATAACAATGTTTTAAAGGCCATTGATAAAATAACATCTTCAGAGGGTCTGGGCATGTCTCCCAAACGCATTACCGTTTCTACATCTGGTGTTCCCAAAATGATACGGAAAATGGCCGACGAGGAAGTGAAGTTTAAATTGGCGGTATCACTCCATTCGGCCATCGATAATATCAGGACTTCTATAATGCCTTTTAACGCCAACTTTACATTGACCGATTTGAGGGCGTCACTGGAGTATTGGTATAGCAAGACCAAAAGTAGGATTACGTATGAATATGTGGTTTGGAAGGGCATAAACGACACCCGAAAAGATGTGGACGCATTAGTCGATTTTTGTAAATTCGCTCCATCAAAAGTAAACCTAATAGAGTATAACCCGATTGATGATGGGGCGTTTCAACAAGCATCCAATACAGCAATAGATATGTACGTTGATACACTGGAACGCAACGGCATCGTGGTAACGGTGCGTCGCTCCCGTGGTAAGGATATTGATGCGGCGTGCGGCCAATTGGCGAATAAATCATAA
- the dnaG gene encoding DNA primase, giving the protein MISKTTIDQVYETARLEEVIGDFVQLKKSGSNFKGLSPFSDERTPSFMVSPVKQIWKDFSSGKGGNVIAFLMEHEHFTYPEAIKYLAKKYNIEIEETERSNEEKEQANERESMYLVSEFAQQHFSEILWKNELGKAIGLSYFKERGFTDETIKKFGLGYCLDQWDGFTSAALDKGYLLKYLEQTGLTIVKEDATNPNNSRKFDRFKGRVMFPIHSMSGRVLGFGGRILTNDKKAAKYLNSPESDIYHKSKVLYGIFYAKQSIAKEDNCFLVEGYTDVIQFYQRGVQNVVSSSGTALTPEQIRLINRLTKNITVLFDGDAAGLRASLRGIDLILEQGMNVKVCSFPEGEDPDSFAKNNDYEDVVLYLQEHAKDFIQFKANLLAQEAANDPIKRADTVRDIVNSISKIPDAIKREIYIQECAQIMNVSEGVLFSTLAQIGKKEVADAAKRAKQEQKAFDVVKNDVVHEKVDVQYVLERKIIEILLLYGMEQQQFEDLVLKENDNGDLVLEPESIKAKVFEKIYLDLQEDEIELANEKFRDIYYKLIERLNGADTDTFSINSFMTDLDQETVTEVSSILMEDEKYVLHNWESKDIYPKEKGSNVAQLVGETILTLRCFLIKRRIENLQKNTEEKSDDNSETLEEIMNYLQLNALLNKKLNRVLS; this is encoded by the coding sequence TTGATTTCAAAAACTACCATAGATCAAGTTTACGAGACCGCCCGTTTAGAGGAGGTCATCGGGGATTTTGTACAGTTGAAGAAGTCGGGATCCAATTTTAAGGGGCTAAGCCCATTCAGCGATGAGCGCACACCTAGTTTTATGGTGTCACCGGTAAAGCAGATATGGAAAGATTTCAGTAGCGGCAAAGGAGGGAATGTCATCGCTTTTTTAATGGAGCATGAGCATTTTACATATCCCGAAGCCATAAAATATTTGGCCAAAAAATACAATATCGAGATTGAGGAGACCGAGCGGTCAAATGAGGAAAAAGAGCAGGCAAACGAGCGGGAAAGTATGTATTTGGTTTCTGAATTCGCGCAGCAACATTTTTCGGAGATACTGTGGAAAAACGAGCTTGGAAAGGCTATTGGCCTTAGTTATTTCAAAGAACGTGGCTTTACCGACGAAACTATAAAGAAATTCGGATTAGGATACTGTTTGGATCAATGGGACGGTTTTACAAGTGCTGCATTGGATAAGGGATATCTTCTTAAATATTTGGAACAAACCGGCTTGACCATTGTTAAGGAAGATGCGACCAATCCGAATAATTCACGAAAATTCGATAGGTTCAAGGGCAGGGTCATGTTCCCCATACATTCCATGAGCGGTCGTGTGCTTGGTTTTGGAGGTAGGATATTGACAAACGATAAAAAAGCGGCGAAGTATCTAAATTCCCCGGAAAGCGATATTTATCATAAGAGTAAAGTCCTGTACGGTATTTTCTACGCAAAACAGTCTATTGCGAAAGAGGATAATTGTTTTTTGGTAGAGGGATATACCGATGTCATTCAGTTCTATCAAAGAGGCGTCCAAAATGTAGTGTCCTCCAGTGGTACCGCATTGACTCCGGAACAGATAAGGCTCATCAATAGGTTGACAAAGAACATTACTGTTTTATTCGACGGCGATGCTGCCGGACTTCGAGCATCTTTGCGTGGTATAGATTTGATTTTGGAGCAAGGAATGAACGTTAAGGTATGCAGCTTTCCCGAAGGTGAAGACCCGGATAGCTTTGCCAAGAACAACGATTATGAAGATGTAGTGCTATATCTACAAGAGCACGCAAAAGACTTTATACAATTCAAAGCCAATCTTCTGGCCCAAGAGGCCGCCAATGATCCCATTAAGCGTGCCGATACGGTAAGGGACATCGTAAATAGTATTTCCAAAATACCGGATGCCATCAAAAGGGAAATTTATATTCAGGAATGTGCCCAAATTATGAACGTTTCGGAGGGGGTACTCTTTAGTACCCTGGCACAAATTGGAAAAAAAGAGGTAGCCGATGCCGCAAAAAGGGCAAAACAGGAACAAAAAGCTTTTGATGTTGTCAAAAATGATGTAGTACATGAAAAAGTGGATGTTCAATATGTTTTAGAACGAAAAATAATTGAAATTCTACTGTTGTACGGTATGGAACAACAACAGTTTGAGGATTTGGTACTTAAGGAAAATGATAACGGGGATTTGGTGTTAGAACCCGAATCTATTAAGGCCAAGGTTTTTGAAAAAATATATTTAGACCTCCAGGAAGATGAAATAGAATTGGCCAATGAAAAATTTAGGGATATTTATTACAAATTGATAGAACGGCTGAACGGGGCGGACACCGATACATTTTCCATAAATTCCTTTATGACGGATTTAGATCAGGAAACCGTCACAGAGGTTTCATCTATCTTAATGGAGGATGAGAAGTATGTGCTGCACAATTGGGAGAGCAAGGATATTTATCCAAAAGAAAAAGGTAGCAACGTAGCGCAACTGGTCGGGGAGACTATACTCACATTACGGTGTTTTTTGATCAAGAGACGTATCGAGAACCTACAAAAAAATACTGAAGAAAAAAGTGACGACAACTCCGAAACCTTGGAAGAAATAATGAATTATCTGCAGTTGAACGCTTTGTTGAACAAAAAATTGAACAGAGTGCTTTCCTAA
- the nadE gene encoding NAD(+) synthase: protein MHTEKVTQYIVDWLSDYAVKANIKGFTIGISGGIDSAVTSTLCAKTGLSLLCLEMPIHQAKNQVTRADRHIDWLQENFPNVSRQPVNLTPVFDSFVAALPPVEKEEERFMSLANTRARLRMTTLYYFAALKGYLVAGTGNKVEDFGVGFYTKYGDGGVDLSPIADLLKSEVYEIGKFLGVNDEIIKAAPTDGLWGDDRTDEDQIGASYPELEWAMQMQDEGRTEADFDGRQKEVFTIYRKFNTANRHKMIPIPVCEIPKTLK from the coding sequence ATGCATACAGAAAAAGTAACCCAGTATATAGTAGACTGGCTTAGTGACTATGCCGTTAAGGCCAATATCAAAGGTTTTACCATAGGAATATCGGGTGGAATAGATTCTGCCGTGACATCTACCCTATGCGCCAAAACGGGATTATCGCTTTTATGCCTTGAAATGCCCATTCACCAAGCAAAAAACCAAGTTACCAGGGCCGACCGCCACATAGATTGGTTACAGGAGAACTTTCCCAATGTGAGCAGGCAACCGGTAAACCTAACGCCCGTATTTGACAGTTTTGTTGCGGCATTACCCCCTGTTGAAAAAGAGGAGGAACGCTTTATGTCCTTAGCTAATACACGAGCCAGGCTGCGTATGACCACCTTGTACTATTTTGCCGCACTAAAAGGCTACTTGGTCGCGGGAACAGGAAACAAGGTAGAGGATTTTGGTGTCGGGTTTTATACCAAATATGGTGACGGCGGTGTAGATTTGAGCCCTATTGCAGATTTATTAAAAAGCGAAGTATACGAAATAGGTAAATTTTTAGGCGTTAACGATGAAATCATCAAAGCCGCTCCAACAGATGGCCTTTGGGGAGACGACAGGACCGATGAAGACCAAATAGGCGCCTCTTACCCAGAATTGGAATGGGCCATGCAAATGCAGGACGAAGGACGTACCGAAGCAGATTTTGACGGAAGACAAAAAGAGGTATTTACGATCTATCGAAAATTTAATACCGCTAATCGGCATAAAATGATACCTATTCCCGTTTGCGAAATTCCAAAAACGTTAAAATAA
- a CDS encoding RNA polymerase sigma factor, whose product MKIIPFYKNEKQLIKKSVEGNREAQHYLYEKHAPKMLGVCRQYVKDVQFAEDVMINGFVKVFKHLASFKHQGSFEGWIRRIMIRESITYLRKKQFVVFDDDVYERSNADSISISSSLDVAHIQKLIDALPEGYKMVFVLYAVEGYKHAEIAEMLNITESTSKSQLFKARRILQEKLKEQNILGYGTH is encoded by the coding sequence TTGAAAATTATACCTTTTTACAAAAACGAAAAGCAACTGATTAAAAAGTCGGTTGAGGGGAATAGAGAGGCGCAACATTATCTATACGAGAAACATGCCCCGAAAATGTTAGGTGTTTGTAGACAGTATGTAAAAGATGTTCAATTTGCGGAGGATGTAATGATCAACGGTTTTGTAAAGGTCTTTAAGCACTTGGCGAGTTTTAAGCACCAAGGCAGTTTTGAAGGTTGGATCAGGCGGATAATGATTCGGGAAAGCATTACCTACCTCAGAAAAAAACAGTTTGTAGTCTTTGATGACGATGTCTATGAGCGTAGCAATGCCGATAGCATTTCTATTTCTTCTAGTTTGGATGTGGCGCATATACAAAAACTGATTGATGCTTTGCCCGAAGGTTACAAAATGGTTTTTGTGCTATATGCGGTAGAAGGGTATAAACATGCCGAGATTGCTGAAATGTTGAATATCACTGAGAGTACATCAAAATCGCAGCTGTTCAAAGCAAGGCGAATCTTGCAGGAAAAATTAAAGGAACAAAATATTTTAGGCTATGGCACCCATTAA
- a CDS encoding zinc-ribbon domain-containing protein encodes MILFFGTRPGKTEIKKLPNVACPYCDLKGTLTASKSSNWFHLFWIKLFKISTQAIAECSHCKRTYYENEFTKEMDLAIKETSN; translated from the coding sequence ATGATACTCTTCTTTGGCACACGACCCGGGAAAACAGAAATCAAGAAACTACCAAATGTTGCCTGCCCGTATTGTGACCTAAAAGGCACGCTTACCGCATCAAAGTCGAGCAATTGGTTTCATCTATTTTGGATAAAGCTCTTTAAAATATCAACACAAGCGATTGCCGAATGTTCACACTGCAAGCGAACGTATTATGAAAACGAGTTTACGAAAGAGATGGATTTGGCCATTAAAGAAACAAGCAATTGA
- a CDS encoding SIMPL domain-containing protein (The SIMPL domain is named for its presence in mouse protein SIMPL (signalling molecule that associates with mouse pelle-like kinase). Bacterial member BP26, from Brucella, was shown to assemble into a channel-like structure, while YggE from E. coli has been associated with resistance to oxidative stress.) translates to MKKVVLGIALVLFSLGVSAQNYQNNITVNGTHKYTVTPQYMAKMIVSLNNVYYDAQTVTLSEIKSSYMDKLAKAGISSDRLKENKLQYALMGYEKEGTVFEFKTNSIEEMQTFLTTKSMGVSKSDSNMEAVLTDAQVAEYAKAAFDNAKAKAEAIAKKIGRKIGKAIYISDTNNKKVYESLYYGNVGTEKEYYVSVSFELL, encoded by the coding sequence ATGAAAAAAGTTGTATTAGGAATCGCCTTAGTGCTATTCTCGTTGGGAGTATCTGCCCAAAATTATCAAAACAATATTACGGTAAATGGTACGCACAAGTACACTGTGACACCGCAATACATGGCCAAAATGATCGTGAGTCTCAATAACGTTTATTATGATGCACAAACGGTAACGTTATCTGAAATCAAATCCAGCTACATGGACAAGTTGGCCAAAGCAGGAATCAGTAGCGACAGATTAAAAGAAAATAAGTTACAGTATGCTTTGATGGGTTATGAAAAAGAAGGGACTGTCTTTGAGTTCAAAACCAATTCCATTGAGGAAATGCAGACCTTTTTGACCACAAAATCAATGGGAGTGTCCAAATCGGATTCCAATATGGAGGCCGTATTGACCGATGCTCAGGTTGCAGAGTATGCCAAAGCTGCTTTTGACAATGCAAAGGCCAAAGCAGAGGCCATCGCCAAAAAAATTGGCCGTAAAATCGGCAAGGCCATTTATATAAGTGATACAAACAACAAAAAAGTATATGAATCACTGTACTACGGTAATGTGGGTACGGAAAAGGAATACTATGTCTCGGTTTCATTTGAACTATTATAA
- a CDS encoding response regulator produces MIKVLIADNHPVVRLGIKQVIESAKDCEVIDTASTTEELLKKLEKITPDVVMLEMDIPEINGIATLRKIKQEYPDVKVLMYSGQSEDVYALSTIRAGAFGYLSKTADLDYIISGIRKVAEGNMFITNELAQRLAFDEGTQKPRRFFRKLSSREVEVLKLLASGKRNKDVAAGLNLNEKTVSTYKARLMKKLNVDNLVDLLQQAKALELY; encoded by the coding sequence ATGATCAAAGTTTTAATTGCGGACAATCACCCGGTTGTTCGTCTCGGAATTAAGCAAGTTATTGAATCGGCAAAGGATTGTGAAGTAATAGATACTGCTTCTACAACAGAAGAATTGCTCAAAAAGCTAGAAAAGATCACTCCGGATGTTGTAATGCTTGAGATGGATATTCCCGAAATAAACGGTATAGCTACTCTAAGAAAGATCAAACAAGAATATCCCGATGTCAAGGTATTGATGTACAGCGGTCAATCCGAAGACGTTTACGCATTGAGCACAATTCGCGCCGGTGCATTTGGGTATCTTTCAAAAACCGCTGATTTGGACTATATCATATCCGGTATACGAAAAGTGGCCGAAGGCAATATGTTCATTACCAATGAGCTGGCACAACGCTTAGCCTTTGACGAGGGGACTCAAAAACCAAGACGTTTCTTTAGAAAATTGTCCAGTAGAGAAGTAGAGGTACTTAAGCTATTGGCGAGCGGTAAGCGCAACAAAGATGTTGCCGCAGGCCTTAATCTTAACGAGAAGACCGTTAGCACCTACAAAGCCCGCTTGATGAAAAAATTGAATGTTGATAATTTGGTAGACCTGTTGCAACAGGCAAAAGCATTGGAATTGTATTAA
- a CDS encoding porin family protein has product MKKITLYTTVLFCALLVQTVSSQESKKVKSKIEVLEELKTKITEQEKNALKIEVEGINERLEDGQISPDEAKTLKETAAKKRALNIENRLAIVNNKIELLQRNGNELVELESDDVSKIEIDFGSNDGEEKLFGIKWVNKERKYDIKYDRRTYSDLVIAVGLNNAIIEGQSLEDTPYKVGGSRFFEMGWQWRTRVFKNSNFMRFNYGFSFQFNGLKPKGNQYFVAAENGQTELQEFEFDLRKSKLRMDNLVFPVHFEFGPSKLRKTENKIRYSLKDNFRIGVGGYGGFNLGTRQKLKYDRNGDNVKDKLKRGYNTSDFVYGLSAYVGYDGVLLYAKYDLNPIFRDAVVEQRNISLGLRFDL; this is encoded by the coding sequence ATGAAAAAAATTACGTTGTACACTACGGTATTGTTTTGCGCTTTGCTAGTGCAGACCGTTTCAAGTCAAGAGAGCAAAAAAGTTAAAAGTAAAATTGAAGTACTTGAAGAATTAAAGACCAAAATTACCGAGCAAGAAAAAAATGCCCTCAAAATTGAGGTAGAAGGCATTAACGAACGCTTGGAAGACGGTCAAATTAGTCCGGATGAAGCAAAAACCTTAAAAGAAACAGCTGCTAAAAAAAGAGCATTGAACATAGAAAACCGTTTGGCCATAGTGAACAATAAAATAGAATTGTTACAACGAAACGGTAATGAGTTGGTTGAATTGGAGTCAGATGATGTGTCCAAAATAGAAATCGATTTCGGAAGCAATGATGGTGAGGAGAAACTTTTTGGCATAAAATGGGTCAACAAAGAACGCAAATATGACATAAAATACGATCGCAGAACATATTCGGATCTTGTGATCGCCGTTGGTCTGAACAACGCCATTATTGAAGGGCAATCTTTAGAAGATACCCCGTATAAGGTAGGTGGCAGTCGATTTTTTGAAATGGGCTGGCAATGGCGCACACGCGTTTTTAAGAACAGTAATTTCATGCGCTTTAATTATGGTTTTTCTTTTCAGTTCAACGGTCTAAAACCCAAAGGCAATCAATATTTTGTTGCAGCCGAAAACGGACAGACCGAACTTCAGGAATTTGAGTTTGATTTGCGAAAATCAAAACTTAGAATGGACAATCTGGTTTTCCCCGTGCATTTTGAGTTTGGACCATCCAAACTACGTAAGACCGAAAATAAGATTAGGTATTCCCTAAAGGACAATTTTAGGATCGGGGTCGGTGGTTATGGTGGATTTAACTTGGGGACACGTCAAAAATTAAAATATGACCGAAATGGCGATAATGTAAAGGACAAGCTAAAGCGTGGTTACAATACCAGCGATTTTGTCTACGGTCTTAGTGCCTATGTTGGGTATGACGGGGTATTGCTTTATGCGAAATATGACCTGAACCCTATTTTTAGGGATGCAGTGGTTGAGCAAAGAAATATTTCCTTGGGACTAAGGTTTGATTTATAA
- a CDS encoding DUF5694 domain-containing protein, with protein MYKIKAVFVLFVCLATACKQNPNSGIEPNDVGADLPEVLLIGTFHYNNPGADVVKTKSFDILNDKSQKELEFIASKIKEFGPSKIFVEWDYDEQVELDSLYGLYQNGKYFSQDSLSEFYKKNEIFQLAFRTAHKNDLNQVIGIDYGDTQFPFDSVMTVIQENKQIGLQSKIEDFVEIFTLGFDSKIEAGISLVDLTYYLNSNSIRNMSNEFHDEIPLQVGKKDNFIGPFLTSEWYKRNLYMWSLILKNVNEKDKRIMVLVGASHAAKLEQIIDQQENWKIVQLKSLLE; from the coding sequence ATGTATAAAATAAAAGCAGTGTTTGTCCTATTTGTTTGCTTGGCAACGGCTTGCAAACAAAATCCAAACAGTGGCATTGAACCAAATGACGTGGGTGCGGATCTACCAGAGGTATTATTGATAGGAACTTTTCATTACAATAATCCGGGAGCCGATGTTGTCAAAACCAAATCGTTCGATATTCTAAACGATAAGTCCCAAAAGGAACTGGAGTTTATTGCATCTAAGATAAAGGAATTCGGTCCGTCCAAAATTTTTGTTGAATGGGATTATGACGAGCAAGTTGAGTTGGATTCCCTTTATGGGTTATACCAAAACGGAAAATATTTCTCCCAAGATAGCTTAAGCGAATTCTATAAAAAGAACGAGATATTTCAATTGGCTTTCAGAACGGCACATAAAAATGATTTGAACCAAGTCATTGGCATAGATTATGGCGATACCCAGTTTCCATTTGATAGTGTTATGACCGTTATACAAGAAAACAAACAGATAGGGCTTCAATCCAAAATTGAGGATTTTGTGGAAATTTTTACTTTGGGATTTGATAGCAAAATAGAGGCGGGTATCTCATTGGTAGACTTGACCTATTATTTGAACTCCAACTCTATTAGAAACATGAGCAATGAGTTTCATGATGAAATACCGTTACAGGTCGGGAAGAAAGATAACTTTATAGGCCCTTTTTTAACATCTGAATGGTATAAAAGAAACCTGTATATGTGGTCTTTGATCTTAAAAAACGTGAACGAAAAAGATAAGCGTATTATGGTGCTGGTAGGGGCAAGTCATGCGGCAAAACTTGAACAGATTATTGATCAACAAGAAAATTGGAAAATAGTGCAATTAAAATCCCTGCTGGAATAA
- a CDS encoding DUF4846 domain-containing protein: MNKSFAFSFFLLLILYACGQNTSYRNTIDNTTAPDAIQSKIDVDENTIATRFLVPEGFERTKTDSTSFANYLRNLPLKPDGHLVKYYNGQTKPNENVYAAVVNLPIGKRDLHQCADAVMRLRAEYLYEQERYGDIHFNFTNGFKADYATWRKGNRIAVNGNKVKWVARTEVSDSYTNFWKYLEMVFSYAGTASLEKELNAVVVGKMQIGDVFIRGGFPGHAVIVVDMAKNNKTGESIFLLAQSYMPAQEIQILNNPNNGKSNPWYRVSQIDTELRTPEWVFTKNSLKRFTD, from the coding sequence ATGAACAAATCATTTGCCTTTTCCTTTTTCTTGTTACTTATACTTTACGCCTGTGGACAAAATACATCCTACAGAAACACTATTGACAATACTACCGCGCCCGATGCTATACAAAGTAAAATTGATGTCGACGAAAACACCATAGCTACAAGATTTTTAGTGCCCGAAGGTTTTGAAAGGACAAAAACGGACAGTACATCGTTCGCAAACTACTTGAGAAACCTGCCGTTGAAACCCGATGGCCATTTGGTCAAATATTATAACGGACAAACCAAGCCCAATGAAAATGTATATGCGGCGGTCGTAAATTTACCGATTGGCAAAAGGGATTTACACCAGTGCGCCGATGCCGTAATGCGTTTAAGGGCCGAGTATCTCTATGAACAGGAAAGATATGGGGATATACACTTTAATTTTACCAATGGATTCAAAGCCGATTATGCGACTTGGCGAAAAGGAAACCGGATAGCCGTAAACGGAAACAAGGTCAAATGGGTAGCAAGAACCGAAGTCTCCGATTCCTATACCAATTTTTGGAAATACTTGGAGATGGTATTTAGCTATGCGGGCACTGCATCATTGGAAAAAGAACTCAATGCCGTTGTTGTCGGCAAGATGCAAATAGGTGATGTTTTTATAAGGGGTGGTTTTCCAGGCCATGCAGTCATCGTGGTAGATATGGCCAAGAACAATAAGACGGGGGAAAGTATATTTCTTTTGGCACAAAGCTATATGCCCGCCCAAGAAATCCAGATTTTGAACAACCCTAACAATGGCAAATCAAACCCTTGGTACCGTGTTTCACAAATCGATACCGAGCTCCGAACCCCCGAGTGGGTCTTTACTAAAAACAGCCTTAAAAGATTTACCGATTAA